The segment AGGTTGTCCCCAGTGAGGGCGAGTCTGCTGATGGGTGTTTGTCGTTTGATGCCGCCGTGTGGTCGATGCCAGTTGTATCGGTGTAGCCAGAACGGAAGCTCGGCGGCGCGTCGATCCGAGCTCTGGTATTTCTGTGCGTAAGCCCATTCGCGCAGGGCGGTCTGGATGAAGCGCTCGGCCTTGCCGTTGGTCTTTGGCGTGTAGGGTTTTGTGCGGATGTGCCTGAGGCCCAGCGCCTTGCAGGCGTCGCGGAAGGCGAAGGCTTTGTAGCATGAGCCGTTGTCGGTCATGACCCGGGTCACGGTGACGCCGAGTCCGGCGTAGTACTCGATAGCCGCCTTCAGGAAGGGGACGGCGCTCGAGGCCTTCTCGTCGGGCCGTATCTGGCTGAAGGCGATGCGTGAGGCGTCGTCGATGCAGACGTGGACGAACTCCCAGCCGACGCCGCGCCCGTTGGACTGTCTGGTTCGATCGCCGGTGACGCGGTGGCCGGGCTGGTCGAAGCGGCCCAGTTTCTTGATGTCGATGTGGATCATGTCGCCGGGAAGGTCGCGCTCGTAGCGGCGAACCGGCTCAGGCGGTTCCAGGTCGCGGATGCGGCTGAGGCGGACGCGGCGCAGGATCCGGCTGACCGTGGCCGGCGACACCTTGGCGTCGCGGGCGATCTGCTGGCCCGTGAAGCGCTGCCGGCGCAGGGCGATAATCTGCTCCTGGACCCCTGTCGGAGTCGGGGCCCGCAGCCGGTGCGGACGCGACGAACGATCCCTCAGACCCGCCGTGCCCTCGGTTCTGAACCGGTTTACCCACTTGCCGACGGTCTTGGGATCGACGCCGAAGGCCGCCGCCACGACCTTGCGCGGCTGGCCCTGATCCACCACCCGCCGCACCAGATCGGCTCGACTATGCGCCGTCAGCCGGGCATTCTCATGCACGTTCATTCGGTCCTCCGAGGAAGTCTCTGAAGTCTGCAACTCCAGCTTCCCCGGCCTGGACCGGATGGACAACCTATTGAGAGCTCACACCTAGAGCCTGATCGGCTGAGGTGGAATTGCTTCGCGATTCCGCCGATGCCGTGACACAGGCTCCGGATATGAGTGAGCGCATGATTC is part of the Brevundimonas sp. AJA228-03 genome and harbors:
- a CDS encoding IS481 family transposase, which codes for MNVHENARLTAHSRADLVRRVVDQGQPRKVVAAAFGVDPKTVGKWVNRFRTEGTAGLRDRSSRPHRLRAPTPTGVQEQIIALRRQRFTGQQIARDAKVSPATVSRILRRVRLSRIRDLEPPEPVRRYERDLPGDMIHIDIKKLGRFDQPGHRVTGDRTRQSNGRGVGWEFVHVCIDDASRIAFSQIRPDEKASSAVPFLKAAIEYYAGLGVTVTRVMTDNGSCYKAFAFRDACKALGLRHIRTKPYTPKTNGKAERFIQTALREWAYAQKYQSSDRRAAELPFWLHRYNWHRPHGGIKRQTPISRLALTGDNLLRLHI